The Kaustia mangrovi genome has a segment encoding these proteins:
- a CDS encoding glycosyltransferase family 4 protein: protein MRIAVINRHRTETLAGSEVQCDMIARGLTERGHEVVYIAANGQGPYDDCPYRVVPVPLKARAIADACERERPDIVYWRLNKHGLRHIARRLARLDIPFVFASAHINDHLRWAAKPRRRTGLRGLVTTLKHRIAAGWNHEGFRWVAAVVTNNPDHLGLAPVGRQAFIANSMTGEARPFSWPRPYVLWVSSLKPAKRPDLCIELARRLDGAGVDVLMVGERLNYPPMESIEDVPANLRYLGPKPLEEVNGMLAGARCLVTTSMPEGFSNNIIQASLQGTPTVSFEFDPGGVLRRHVLGLCSGGDIEQFVSDVGSLLDDEALAQALGRRARTHALKHFDPGRNIAALDGFLNAVAASTGGRARAGPAVRPTPGYET from the coding sequence ATGCGAATCGCAGTGATCAACCGGCATCGCACCGAGACGCTCGCCGGCAGCGAGGTCCAGTGCGACATGATTGCCCGTGGCCTGACCGAGCGTGGCCACGAGGTCGTCTATATCGCCGCGAACGGCCAGGGCCCCTATGACGACTGTCCCTACCGGGTGGTGCCCGTTCCGCTCAAGGCGCGCGCCATTGCCGATGCCTGCGAGCGGGAGCGGCCGGATATCGTCTACTGGCGGCTCAACAAGCACGGCCTCAGGCATATTGCGCGCCGGCTGGCGAGGCTGGACATCCCATTCGTCTTCGCGTCGGCCCATATCAACGACCATCTGCGATGGGCGGCGAAGCCCCGCCGGCGGACCGGATTGCGCGGCCTGGTGACGACGCTCAAGCACCGGATCGCAGCGGGTTGGAACCATGAGGGTTTCCGGTGGGTGGCGGCGGTCGTCACCAACAATCCGGACCATCTGGGCCTTGCGCCCGTGGGCCGGCAGGCCTTCATCGCCAACAGCATGACGGGCGAGGCGCGGCCCTTCTCCTGGCCGCGGCCATATGTGCTGTGGGTCTCCAGCCTCAAGCCCGCGAAACGGCCGGATCTGTGCATCGAGCTCGCCCGGCGGCTCGACGGCGCCGGTGTCGACGTCCTCATGGTGGGCGAGCGCCTGAACTACCCGCCGATGGAGTCCATCGAGGACGTGCCCGCAAATCTCCGCTATCTGGGACCGAAGCCGCTGGAGGAGGTCAACGGCATGCTCGCGGGCGCGCGCTGCCTCGTGACCACCTCGATGCCCGAGGGCTTCAGCAACAACATCATCCAGGCCAGCCTGCAGGGGACCCCGACGGTCAGCTTCGAGTTCGATCCCGGCGGCGTGCTGCGGCGGCATGTTCTCGGCCTGTGCTCGGGCGGCGATATCGAGCAGTTCGTCTCCGATGTCGGCAGCCTGCTCGACGACGAGGCCCTGGCGCAAGCGCTGGGCCGGCGCGCCAGAACCCATGCGCTGAAGCATTTCGACCCCGGGCGCAACATCGCCGCGCTGGACGGGTTTCTCAACGCCGTCGCGGCGTCGACCGGCGGCAGGGCACGGGCAGGGCCCGCCGTCCGTCCCACGCCGGGATACGAGACGTGA